The genomic segment TCTCGTCGGCGGAAATGCCGTGGCGGCCGTTTTCGTCGCCGCCCGCGCGCGCATGATGCGATGCGCCGTAGGGCGTGCCGCCGCTTTGCGTCGAAGTGAGCCGCGATTCGGTGTACGGGATGCCGACGATCATCATGCCGTGATGCAGAAGCGGCAGCATCATCGAAAGCAGGGTGCTTTCCTGGCCCCCGTGCAGGCTGCCGGTCGAGGTGAAGACGCTGGCGGGCTTGCCCGCCAAAGCTCCGGAGAGCCACTGCGGCGTGGTGCCGTCGAGGAAGTATTTGAGCGGCGCCGCCATGTTGCCGAAGCGCGTGGGCGAGCCGAGCGCGAGACCGGCACATTCCTCGAGGTCGCGCAGTTCGGCGTAGGGCGGGCCGTCGGCGGGAATGTCGGGCTGGGTGGCTTCGCAGACGGTCGAAACCGGCGGCACCGTGCGCACGCGCGCCTGCATGCCGGGCACGCTGTCGACGCCCTGGGCGATCGCGAGCGCAAGCTCGCGGGTCGCGCCGTGGCGGCTGTAGTAGAGCACGAGAATGTCGTTCATAAGGCTTTTTTAGTGAACGGCTATTATAGGTATTGAGCGATATTCGTGGCGTGGCACGCCTTCGCGTGCAGCGCATCGCCACGACGGGAGAATGCGTTTGCAGCACCTTTCCATCGATTTTGCGGCGGTCAAGCGTCTCGCCGGGTTCGTCGCGCGGCGCATCGGCGAGGACCGCGTCGCGCAAGTGGCGGGCAGCCTCACGTTCACGAGCGTGCTGTCGCTCGTGCCGCTCGCGACGGTCGCCTTCGCGCTCTTCACCGCGTTCCCGATCTTCGGCTCCTTTCAGGCGTCGCTGCAGGATTTTCTCGCGGTGCACCTGATGCCGCCGCAGATCAACGACCAGATTTTCAAGTACCTGAACCAGTTCGCGTCGAAGGCGAAGGGGCTCACCACCGTCGGCATGATCATCCTCTTCGTGACTTCCGTCATGACGATGATGACCGTCGAGTCCGCGTTCAACGTGATCTGGCGTGTGAGAAAGGCGCGCCCGATCGCGCAGCGCGTGCTCGTCTACTGGTCGATCATCACGCTCGGGCCGATCCTGTTCGGCTGCAGTCTGTCGATCTCCTCGTATGTGTTCGCGCATTCGATCGCGTTCGCGGGCTCGCACAACCTGATGCCGCCGATCGTCGAATGGGCGCTGACGGGCGTGTCGCTGCCGCTCACCGGGCTCGCGTTCACGTTCATCTACGTCTACATGCCGAACTGCAAGGTGGAGTGGCGCGATGCGATCGTCGGCGGGTTGATCGCGGCCGTCGCGTTCGAGCTCGGCAAGCGCGGCTTCGGATCCTACGTGCGGCGCATTCCCACCTACACCGCCGTGTATGGCGCGTTCGCCGCGCTGCCGGTCTTCCTGCTGTGGGTCTATCTGTGCT from the Caballeronia sp. NK8 genome contains:
- a CDS encoding YihY family inner membrane protein, whose protein sequence is MRLQHLSIDFAAVKRLAGFVARRIGEDRVAQVAGSLTFTSVLSLVPLATVAFALFTAFPIFGSFQASLQDFLAVHLMPPQINDQIFKYLNQFASKAKGLTTVGMIILFVTSVMTMMTVESAFNVIWRVRKARPIAQRVLVYWSIITLGPILFGCSLSISSYVFAHSIAFAGSHNLMPPIVEWALTGVSLPLTGLAFTFIYVYMPNCKVEWRDAIVGGLIAAVAFELGKRGFGSYVRRIPTYTAVYGAFAALPVFLLWVYLCWMIALVGAMVTSALPAIRTGQYHRRDFPGSDLLDALEILARLVEARDEGKPGYTALQLSSMARCDLDTSTRLIARLDALGWIGRLEDSAAPRYVLIANPNQITVTMLSDQFVIDRGELEYQLKLDAAQVDCAALMNALDNEKLEITLGSLIAARASALTSARMREAPRPSMPQQPA
- the wrbA gene encoding NAD(P)H:quinone oxidoreductase produces the protein MNDILVLYYSRHGATRELALAIAQGVDSVPGMQARVRTVPPVSTVCEATQPDIPADGPPYAELRDLEECAGLALGSPTRFGNMAAPLKYFLDGTTPQWLSGALAGKPASVFTSTGSLHGGQESTLLSMMLPLLHHGMMIVGIPYTESRLTSTQSGGTPYGASHHARAGGDENGRHGISADEKALAIALGARLARTALNLVRGARSA